A genome region from Pseudorca crassidens isolate mPseCra1 chromosome 20, mPseCra1.hap1, whole genome shotgun sequence includes the following:
- the LOC137214844 gene encoding cytoplasmic tRNA 2-thiolation protein 1, protein MPAPQCASCHKARAALRRPRSGQALCTTCFCAAFEAEVLHTVVAGRLLPPGAVVAVGASGGKDSTVLAHVLRELAPRLGISLHLVAVDEGIGGYRDAALAAVRRQAARWELPLTVVAYAELFGGWTMDAVARSTAGSGRSRSCCTFCGVLRRRALEEGARRVGATHVVTGHNADDMAETVLMNFLRGDAGRLARGGGLGSPGEGGALPRCRPLQLASQKEVVLYAHFRRLDYFSEECVYAPEAFRGHARDLLKLLEAARPSAVLDLVHSAERLALAPAARPPPPGACSRCGALASRALCQACALLEGLNRGRPRLAIGKGRRGLDEEGSPREPQPSGPPTSEPIPGF, encoded by the exons ATGCCCGCCCCGCAGTGCGCCTCCTGCCACAAGGCGCGAGCCGCCCTCCGCCGTCCGCGCTCGGGCCAGGCGCTGTGCACCACCTGCTTCTGTGCCGCCTTCGAGGCCGAGGTGCTGCACACGGTGGTCGCGGGCCGCCTGCTGCCGCCCGGCGCCGTGGTGGCCGTGGGCGCCTCGGGCGGCAAGGACTCCACTGTGCTGGCGCACGTGCTGCGGGAGCTGGCCCCGCGCCTGGGCATCTCGCTGCACCTCGTGGCCGTGGACGAGGGCATCGGCGGCTACCGGGACGCGGCGCTGGCGGCCGTGCGGCGGCAAGCAGCACGCTGGGAGCTCCCGCTCACCGTCGTGGCCTACGCAGAGCTCTTCGGGGGCTGGACGATGGACGCCGTGGCCCGCAGCACGGCCGGCTCCGGCCGCAGCCGCTCCTGTTGCACCTTCTGCGGGGTGCTGCGACGCCGGGCGCTAGAGGAAGGGGCGCGCCGCGTGGGAGCCACGCACGTCGTGACGG GACACAACGCCGACGACATGGCGGAGACGGTGCTCATGAACTTCCTGCGGGGCGACGCGGGCCGGCTGGCGCGCGGCGGGGGCCTGGGCTCTCCGGGCGAGGGGGGCGCCCTGCCGCGCTGCCGCCCGCTGCAGCTGGCCTCGCAGAAGGAGGTGGTGCTGTACGCGCACTTCCGCCGCCTGGACTACTTCTCCGAGGAGTGCGTGTACGCGCCCGAGGCCTTCCGCGGCCACGCGCGCGACCTGCTCAAGCTGCTGGAGGCGGCGCGGCCGTCGGCGGTGCTGGACCTCGTGCACTCGGCCGAGCGCCTGGCGCTGGCCCCGGCCGCgcggcccccgccccccggcGCCTGCTCCCGCTGCGGGGCGCTGGCCAGCCGCGCGCTCTGCCAGGCCTGCGCCCTCCTGGAAGGCCTGAACCGCGGCCGGCCCCGCCTGGCCATCGGCAAGGGCCGCCGGGGGCTGGACGAGGAGGGGTCGCCGCGGGAGCCACAGCCGTCCGGACCCCCGACTTCGGAGCCCATCCCCGGCTTCTAG